Proteins encoded in a region of the Populus alba chromosome 13, ASM523922v2, whole genome shotgun sequence genome:
- the LOC118034477 gene encoding pentatricopeptide repeat-containing protein At1g71420, with amino-acid sequence MPRPTTDGWYLFLRSFSSSIHPQLPNSTPEATDLFNKVRVLSTRGNIKEALSFFYSTPQLNQSQQTYATLFHACACHGNLKQGQYLHQHMISKNPKNPQDLFVTNHLINMYAKCGDLDCARQVFDEMGRRNVVSWTALISGYAQHGRSYECFSLFSDMLVDCYPNEFAFASVITSCDYVCGKQVHALALKMGLIASVYVGNALITRYSRSCEDNFVGDGSEACRVFESMEFRNLVSWNSMIAAFQHWKLGGLAIGIFCQMHSGGVEFDGATLVSVLSSLSESYDGDNADVGLKGCFQLHCVSIKRGFMLKIELATALVKAYSDLGGKVSDCYRLFMETSSRDLFLWTGIITAFADREPEEALVLFRQMYREGLAPDWCTFSIVLKACAGFVTERHALAVYSQVVKAGFEDDRVLANTLIHAYARCGSISFSKQVFDKMRSRDVVSWNSMIKAYALHGQAKEALHLFSEMNVRPDSATMVALLSACSHAGLVEEGINIFDSMSMNHGVSPQLDHYACMVDILGRAGLLLEAGELISRMPMKPDSVVWSALLSSCRKYGETQLAKLAADKLKELEPGNSLGYVQISNIYCSGGSYNEAGLIRDEMNGSRVRKEPGLSWIEIENRVHEFASGGRRHPQREAIYAKLYSLIGQLKGVGYVPETSLALQDIEEEHKQEQLYLHSEKLALVFALMSEGSLRCGGGVIRIVKNIRICVDCHNFMKLASDLLQKEIVVRDSNRFHHFKNRTCSCNDYW; translated from the coding sequence ATGCCAAGGCCCACCACCGACGGGTGGTACCTCTTCCTCCGAAGCTTCAGCTCCAGCATTCATCCCCAACTCCCCAACTCAACCCCGGAAGCCACCGATCTTTTCAACAAGGTGCGGGTGCTCTCCACCCGCGGCAACATCAAAGAAGCACTCTCCTTCTTCTACAGCACACCACAACTAAACCAGTCTCAACAAACCTATGCCACACTCTTCCATGCCTGTGCATGCCATGGGAACCTTAAACAAGGTCAATATTTACACCAACATATGATTTCCAAAAACCCCAAAAACCCACAAGACCTCTTTGTTACTAACCATCTTATTAATATGTATGCCAAATGTGGTGACCTGGACTGTGCACGCCAAGTGTTCGATGAAATGGGTCGCAGAAATGTGGTGTCTTGGACCGCGCTCATTTCTGGGTATGCCCAACATGGGCGAAGTTATGAGTGCTTTTCCTTGTTTTCTGATATGTTGGTGGATTGTTATCCGAATGAGTTTGCTTTTGCGAGTGTGATTACTTCTTGTGATTACGTTTGTGGCAAGCAAGTGCATGCCCTCGCGTTGAAAATGGGGTTGATTGCTAGTGTTTATGTGGGGAATGCTCTTATTACAAGATATAGCAGAAGTTGTGAGGATAATTTTGTCGGTGATGGTAGCGAGGCCTGCCGCGTTTTTGAGTCAATGGAGTTTCGTAATCTTGTTTCTTGGAATTCAATGATTGCCGCGTTTCAACATTGGAAACTTGGGGGTCTAGCTATTGGAATTTTTTGCCAAATGCATAGTGGTGGAGTGGAGTTTGATGGTGCTACTTTGGTCAGTGTGCTTTCTTCCTTGAGTGAGAGTTATGATGGCGATAATGCTGACGTGGGTCTGAAGGGTTGTTTTCAATTGCACTGTGTTAGTATCAAACGTGGGTTTATGTTGAAAATTGAATTGGCAACTGCATTGGTGAAAGCTTATTCGGATCTTGGAGGGAAGGTTTCTGATTGTTACAGGCTCTTCATGGAGACAAGTAGTCGGGATCTTTTTTTGTGGACTGGCATTATAACAGCATTTGCTGACCGTGAACCAGAAGAAGCACTTGTACTCTTTCGTCAGATGTACAGGGAGGGCTTAGCACCCGATTGGTGTACATTTTCAATTGTGTTAAAAGCTTGTGCTGGTTTTGTGACTGAAAGGCATGCTTTGGCAGTTTATTCTCAAGTAGTTAAAGCTGGGTTTGAGGATGACAGAGTGCTTGCAAATACCTTGATCCATGCCTATGCTAGGTGTGGCTCCATCTCTTTTTCGAAACAAGTTTTTGATAAAATGAGATCTCGTGATGTTGTTTCCTGGAACTCGATGATCAAGGCTTATGCTCTACATGGACAAGCTAAGGAGGCATTGCATCTCTTCTCAGAGATGAATGTCAGACCTGACTCTGCAACGATGGTTGCTCTCCTCTCAGCATGCAGCCATGCAGGATTAGTGGAAGAAGGAATTAACATCTTTGACTCAATGTCCATGAATCATGGTGTTTCTCCACAACTTGATCACTATGCCTGCATGGTGGATATTCTAGGTCGAGCTGGGCTTCTTTTGGAGGCAGGGGAGCTTATAAGTAGAATGCCAATGAAGCCTGATTCAGTGGTTTGGAGTGCACTGCTTAGCTCATGTAGGAAATATGGCGAGACTCAGTTGGCAAAATTAGCAGCAGATAAACTGAAAGAGTTGGAACCTGGAAATTCGTTAGGCTATGTACAGATTTCAAACATTTACTGCTCTGGAGGTAGTTATAATGAAGCAGGGTTAATTAGGGATGAAATGAATGGCTCTAGAGTAAGAAAAGAACCTGGTTTAAGCTGGATAGAGATTGAGAATCGAGTACATGAGTTTGCCTCTGGAGGTAGGCGTCATCCTCAAAGAGAGGCCATATATGCTAAACTTTATTCACTGATTGGGCAGTTAAAGGGGGTAGGCTATGTGCCGGAGACAAGCTTGGCCTTGCAAGACATAGAGGAGGAGCATAAACAAGAGCAGTTGTACCTCCATAGTGAGAAGCTGGCCCTGGTGTTTGCTCTGATGAGTGAAGGTAGTTTGCGTTGTGGTGGAGGTGTAATAAGAATCGTGAAGAACATCCGAATTTGTGTGGACTGTCACAACTTCATGAAGTTAGCATCAGATCTTCTCCAAAAGGAGATTGTGGTGAGAGACTCAAATCGTTTCCACCATTTCAAAAATAGGACGTGCTCTTGCAATGACTATTGGTAA
- the LOC118034423 gene encoding uncharacterized protein has protein sequence MKLLSLLLFSMLLLILRSFEHTSAACHVDDHAGLLAFKSGITHDPSGMLSSWKPGTDCCSWEGISCLDKIRVNTIWLSGNPDKPNGYLTGSISPSLVKVQNLDGIYFFDLNITGRFPDVLFRLPNLKYIYIENNKLSGPLPSDIGRMTQLYSLSLSGNQFTGLIPSSIAELTQLTQLKLGNNLLTGPIPLGISKLAQLSFLSLQNNKLTGTIPDFLSSLTNLRILRLSHNKFSGKIPNSIASLAPNLAYLELGHNALTGTIPSFLGKFKALDTLDLSWNNFTETVPKSFGNLTKIFNLDLSHNSLVDPFPVMNVKGIESLDLSYNKFHLEKIPNWVTSSPIIYSLKLAKCGIKMSLNDWKPKETYFYDYIDLSYNEISGSPVWLMNKTDYLVGFWASGNKLKFDLGSLKIVGTLKNLELSRNLVYGKVPKSVSGLESLNLSYNHLCGQLPSTKFPASAFVGNDCLCGAPLPPCKVKGE, from the coding sequence ATGAAgctcctctctcttctcctcttcTCAATGCTGCTGCTTATCCTCCGTTCTTTCGAGCACACATCAGCTGCCTGCCACGTCGATGATCATGCGGGTCTTTTGGCATTCAAGTCGGGTATAACCCACGATCCATCAGGCATGCTAAGCTCGTGGAAACCGGGCACCGATTGCTGCTCTTGGGAAGGCATTTCTTGCCTCGACAAGATCCGGGTCAACACCATATGGCTCTCCGGCAACCCGGACAAACCGAATGGATATTTAACGGGTTCAATCTCACCCTCTCTCGTCAAAGTTCAAAACCTTGAcggtatttatttttttgatcttAACATTACGGGTCGATTCCCGGATGTTTTATTCCGGTTACCAAACCTCAAATACATTTACATAGAAAACAACAAGCTCTCGGGTCCGTTACCTTCTGATATAGGCAGGATGACCCAACTTTACTCTCTCAGTTTATCAGGCAACCAATTCACTGGGTTAATACCGAGCTCAATCGCCGAGTTGACTCAGCTGACTCAGCTTAAACTTGGTAACAATCTACTCACTGGCCCAATTCCTCTTGGAATCAGCAAGCTAGCACAGCTGAGTTTCTTGAGTCTACAAAATAACAAACTCACGGGTACCATACCTGATTTTCTCTCATCACTCACAAACCTTAGGATTCTTCGACTTTCACATAACAAATTCTCTGGTAAAATACCAAATTCAATAGCCTCCCTGGCTCCAAACCTTGCTTACCTTGAACTAGGCCACAATGCATTGACAGGAACAATCCCAAGTTTTCTTGGAAAGTTCAAGGCACTAGACACCCTTGATCTTTCTTGGAACAACTTCACAGAAACTGTCCCAAAAAGTTttggaaacttgacaaaaatCTTCAATCTTGATCTCTCTCACAACTCTCTTGTAGACCCATTTCCTGTAATGAATGTTAAAGGCATCGAGTCACTTGATTTGTCCTACAATAAGTTCCACCTTGAGAAAATACCGAACTGGGTCACTTCGTCTCCTATCATTTACTCTCTCAAGCTTGCCAAATGCGGGATCAAGATGAGCTTGAATGATTGGAAGCCAAAGGAGACGTATTTCTATGACTACATCGATCTTTCCTACAATGAAATATCAGGTAGTCCAGTTTGGTTGATGAATAAGACAGATTATTTGGTTGGTTTTTGGGCTTCAGGGAATAAGTTGAAATTTGATCTGGGGAGTTTAAAGATTGTTGGGACATTGAAGAACCTGGAGTTGTCAAGAAATCTGGTTTATGGTAAGGTGCCCAAGTCAGTTTCTGGGCtggaaagtttgaatttgagcTACAATCATCTCTGTGGACAGCTTCCATCAACAAAATTCCCCGCCAGTGCATTTGTCGGCAATGACTGTCTGTGTGGTGCTCCACTACCTCCTTGCAAAGTGAAGGGGGAGTAA
- the LOC118034476 gene encoding LOW QUALITY PROTEIN: SCY1-like protein 2 A (The sequence of the model RefSeq protein was modified relative to this genomic sequence to represent the inferred CDS: inserted 2 bases in 1 codon; deleted 2 bases in 1 codon), which translates to MSLNMKSFTQALAKTAAVIEKTVQTTVQEVTGPKPLQDYDLLHQIGSAGPGLAWKLYSAKAARESTRTHQYPTVCVWVLDKKALSEARARAGLTKVAEDTFLDVIRADAARLVRIRHPGVVHVVQALDENKNAMAMVTEPLFASVANAIGNLENVGKVPKELKGMEMGLLEVKHGLLQIAESLDFLHNNAHLIHRAISPENILITSSGAWKLGGFGFAITTDQASGDLASSQAFHYAEYDDEDSMLPLQPSLNYTAPELVRSKAPSAGCSSDIFSFGCLAYQLIAHKPLFDCHNNVKMYMNTLNYLSSAAFSSIPPELVPDLQKMLSANESFRPTAMDFTGSPFFRNDTRLRALRFLDHMLERDNMQKSEFLKALSDMWKDFDTRVLRYKVLPPLCAELRNMVMQPMILPMVLTIAESQDKIDFELSTLPALIPVLSTAAGETLLLLVKHAELVINKTSQDNLISHVLPLLVRAYDDTDPRIQEEVLRKSSFLAKQLDVQLVKQAILPRVHGLALKTTVAAVRVNALLCFGDLVSTLDKHAILDILQTIQRCTAVDRTPPTLMCTLGVANSILKQHGVEFVTEHVLPLLTPLLTAQQLNVQQFAKYMLFVKDILRMIEEKRGVTVTDSGIPEVKSSSFPNGIQPPASSKTSGTVAPAAKGSTSWDEDWGPVSKGSATAHRALASNSAPTPSISANQPVQLTFLQSESPMTSAVSSKQTAVSCPPIDIEWPPRASSTVTQIDIGNKQMDAGATSTXSSFNEIDPFADWPPRPSGISSGSGAFNNGTTGLQPNSYSSNLITNTPDIMNFQNKGNISWAFNNQSSLDPLKPNQGTSAVNSGSLNSGPNPQSSIGFLKQNQNTSILGSYNNTKPTDLGSIFGSSKNEQTAIKLAPPPTSAVGRGRGRGRGGTSTLRSSHAKPQSEQPLF; encoded by the exons ATGTCTCTCAACATGAAATCATTTACACAAGCGCTAGCCAAAACGGCAGCGGTCATCGAAAAAACCGTACAAACCACCGTCCAAGAAGTAACGGGTCCCAAACCCTTGCAAGACTACGATCTCCTTCACCAGATCGGCTCAGCTGGACCCGGTCTCGCTTGGAAGCTCTATTCTGCCAAGGCAGCGCGTGAGTCAACGCGCACACACCAGTACCCGACGGTTTGCGTGTGGGTTCTGGATAAGAAGGCGTTGTCGGAAGCACGAGCGCGTGCGGGTTTAACGAAGGTGGCAGAGGATACGTTCTTGGACGTGATTCGAGCGGATGCTGCGAGGTTGGTTAGGATTAGGCATCCGGGAGTGGTTCATGTTGTGCAGGCTTTGGATGAGAATAAGAATGCGATGGCGATGGTGACGGAACCGCTTTTCGCGTCGGTGGCGAATGCGATTGGGAATTTGGAGAATGTGGGGAAAGTGCCTAAGGAGCTCAAGGGAATG gAAATGGGCTTGTTAGAGGTGAAGCATGGCTTGCTACAAATTGCAGAATCCTTGGACTTCCTCCATAACAATGCACATCTCATTCACAGGGCTATATCTCCTGAG AATATTCTAATTACTTCAAGTGGAGCGTGGAAGCTTGGTGGATTTGGTTTTGCAATAACAACAGATCAGGCTTCAGGCGATTTGGCTAGTTCCCAGGCCTTTCATTATGCT GAATATGATGATGAGGACTCTATGCTGCCCCTTCAGCCATCACTGAATTACACCGCACCTGAACTAGTTAGGAGCAAAGCACCCTCAGCTGGATGCTCTtctgatatttttagttttggatGCCTTGCCTACCAACTGATTGCTCACAAACCTTTGTTTGACTGCCACAACAATGTGAAGAtg TACATGAATACCTTGAATTACTTATCCAGTGCAGCTTTCTCCTCTATTCCACCAGAATTAGTTCCTGACCTGCAGAAGATGCTCTCTGCAAATGAATCTTTCAGGCCAACAGCTATGGATTTTACAG GTTCTCCTTTTTTCCGGAATGACACTAGGCTGCGCGCTCTTCGCTTCCTAGACCACATGCTT GAAAGAGATAACATGCAGAAGTCTGAGTTCTTAAAAGCATTATCAGATATGTGGAAAGACTTCGACACCCGTGTGCTGCGATATAAG GTTCTTCCACCCTTATGTGCTGAACTTAGGAATATGgtcatgcaaccaatgattctCCCCATGGTTCTCACCATAGCAGAGTCCCAG GATAAAATTGACTTTGAGCTATCAACACTTCCAGCTCTCATTCCTGTCCTCAGTACTGCTGCAGGCGAGACACTACTGCTGCTTGTGAAGCATGCTGAACTTGTTATCAACAAG ACTAGTCAGGATAACTTAATATCCCATGTTCTGCCCTTGCTCGTTCGAGCTTATGATGATACAGATCCGCGCATTCAAGAGGAAGTTTTGAGAAAATCATCCTTTCTTGCCAAGCAACTAGATGTTCAG ctGGTGAAACAAGCAATTTTGCCTCGTGTTCATGGATTAGCTCTCAAAACAACTGTTGCTGCG GTAAGAGTCAATGCTCTGCTATGCTTTGGAGATCTTGTTAGCACACTCGATAAACATGCTATTTTAGATATCCTGCAAACAATTCAACGTTGTACGGCAGTTGATCGTACTCCTCCTACCCTTATGTGTACCCTTGGTGTTGCAAACTCAATTCTCAAGCAG CATGGAGTAGAATTTGTTACGGAGCATGTTCTTCCACTTCTCACACCTCTGCTCACTGCTCAGCAATTGAATGTTCAGCAGTTTGCCAAGTATATGCTCTTTGTGAAGGATATCCTCAG GatgatagaagaaaaaagaggagttACAGTAACAGATTCTGGAATTCCAGAGGTGAAGTCATCATCTTTTCCCAATGGGATTCAGCCTCCAGCCTCAAGCAAAACAAGTGGTACTGTTGCACCAGCAGCAAAGGGTAGCACCTCATGGGATGAGGATTGGGGTCCTGTCTCAAAAGGATCTGCCACTGCACATCGGGCTTTAGCAAGCAACTCAGCACCTACTCCATCTATTTCTGCTAATCAGCCAGTTCAATTAACATTTTTGCAATCAGAATCTCCCATGACATCTGCAGTTTCCAGTAAGCAAACAGCCGTATCATGCCCTCCAATCGATATAGAATGGCCTCCACGGGCATCTTCAACTGTAACTCAGATAGATATTGGAAACAAGCAAATGGATGCAGGAGCAACATCCAC TTCAAGTTTTAATGAAATAGATCCTTTTGCTGATTGGCCTCCAAGACCAAGTGGCATTTCTAGTGGTTCTGGGGCTTTC AACAATGGCACAACAGGACTGCAGCCAAATAGTTACAGTTCAAATTTGATCACAAACACACCCGACATTATGAATTTCCAGAACAAAGGAAATATTAGCTGGGCCTTCAACAACCAAAGTTCATTGGATCCATTGAAACCAAATCAAGGCACTTCTGCTGTGAATTCTGGTAGTTTGAACAGTGGTCCTAATCCCCAAAGCTCTATTGGTTTCTTGAAACAGAACCAGAATACATCAATTCTGGGTTCTTATAACAACACAAAGCCGACAGATCTTGGATCCATATTTGGTTCCAGCAAGAATGAGCAGACTGCAATAAAACTTGCTCCACCCCCAACAAGTGCCGTGggcagaggaagaggaagagggagGGGTGGCACATCAACCTTGAGGTCTAGCCATGCAAAGCCACAATCTGAACAACCCCTCTTCTAG